The Luteolibacter arcticus genome includes a window with the following:
- a CDS encoding Gfo/Idh/MocA family oxidoreductase, with protein sequence MNLTRRQTLKSLAALATIQIVPSRVLGLNGQTPPSEEITKAIIGCGGISASHLPMPGKLLALCDVDKSHLAQRMNQVGGEAKGVKGYRDFREILERKDIDVVHVATPPHWHALMSIAAAKSGKDVWCEKPMSRTIGEGIAMVKAVEKYERVFRLNTWFRFKDNFYGMGVPVKQIKKAAMHDVLGWPLTITVGAHTGFDWKLGTWVGQKGLTEQPVPAELDYDLWLGPAPKKPYNPNRVHAKFRGYWDYDGGGLGDMGQHYLDPAQYILGKDTTAPISVEIDADPQDADAIGTWRRIEFTYADGCKIILDGNNSLKDSAYIQGPKGKITKGFQTDIPDLEKKLASLPDPEPQITDFHESVRTRKKFALNERNGFWSCTIVNIGVTAHRLNKNLKFDPKTLKFDDSEANKLIEQPMRGPWKIEV encoded by the coding sequence ATGAACCTGACCCGCCGCCAAACCCTCAAGTCGCTCGCCGCGCTGGCGACCATCCAGATCGTCCCGAGCCGCGTGCTTGGCCTGAATGGCCAGACACCGCCATCGGAAGAGATCACCAAGGCCATCATCGGCTGCGGCGGGATTTCCGCCTCCCACCTGCCGATGCCGGGCAAGCTGCTCGCCCTCTGCGACGTGGACAAGAGCCACCTCGCCCAGCGGATGAATCAGGTCGGCGGCGAGGCCAAGGGCGTGAAGGGCTACCGGGATTTCCGCGAAATCCTTGAGCGCAAGGACATCGACGTGGTGCACGTCGCCACCCCGCCGCATTGGCACGCGCTGATGTCGATCGCTGCGGCGAAGTCCGGCAAGGACGTCTGGTGCGAGAAGCCGATGAGCCGGACAATCGGCGAGGGCATCGCGATGGTGAAGGCGGTGGAGAAGTATGAGCGCGTCTTCCGTCTCAACACCTGGTTCCGCTTCAAGGATAACTTCTACGGCATGGGCGTGCCGGTGAAGCAGATCAAGAAGGCCGCCATGCACGACGTGCTCGGCTGGCCGCTCACCATCACCGTGGGTGCGCATACCGGCTTCGACTGGAAGCTCGGCACCTGGGTCGGCCAGAAAGGCCTGACCGAGCAGCCGGTGCCCGCCGAACTCGACTACGATCTCTGGCTCGGCCCCGCGCCGAAGAAGCCCTACAACCCGAACCGCGTGCACGCGAAATTCCGCGGCTACTGGGACTACGATGGCGGCGGCCTCGGCGACATGGGCCAGCATTACCTCGACCCGGCCCAGTACATCCTCGGCAAGGACACCACCGCGCCGATCTCCGTGGAGATCGATGCCGACCCGCAGGACGCCGACGCCATCGGCACTTGGCGGCGCATCGAGTTCACCTACGCCGACGGTTGCAAGATCATCCTCGATGGCAACAACAGCCTCAAGGACTCCGCCTACATCCAGGGGCCGAAGGGCAAGATCACCAAGGGCTTCCAGACCGACATCCCGGACCTCGAGAAGAAGCTCGCCTCGCTGCCCGACCCCGAGCCGCAGATCACCGACTTCCACGAGAGCGTCCGCACCCGGAAGAAATTTGCCCTCAACGAACGCAACGGCTTCTGGTCCTGCACCATCGTCAACATCGGCGTTACCGCGCACCGCTTGAACAAGAACCTCAAGTTCGATCCGAAGACGCTGAAGTTCGACGACTCCGAGGCGAACAAGCTCATCGAGCAGCCGATGCGCGGGCCTTGGAAGATCGAGGTGTGA
- a CDS encoding MFS transporter: MEKAAPSAVTTRLSVMMFLQFFLWGAWFVTLGACLDANGLASIIGAAYGSAPIAAIIAPLFLGLVADRFFPSEKVMGVLLLIGGAAMLAVPGLAAKGDAEMVKNLFILHMLCYMPTLGLGNSIAFANISDQSKFPALRVWGTIGWIVAGLITGFMGWSKSLHIFTLAGGTSLLLGAFSFFLPTTPPPAKGQPLKLSSIFMLDAFKLLAKPAFFIFILCSTLICIPLAYYYSTTSIFLSDMGFRQPASSMSIGQMSEIVFMLLIPFFFRKLGVKWMILIGMAAWVLRYVLFAFAAPDQVVWMLFLAIALHGICYDFFFVTGFIYADKAAPVTVRSQVQSMLVFFTQGIGMYFGYKIADARMKVGVGGHAPLAEAIQAGSTGETPSFAQQLGQMFSVGLPKVDATLLSTASTQWKAFWLLPAGMAAVIAVLFLVAFWDKSADGGDTKH, encoded by the coding sequence ATGGAAAAAGCCGCCCCGTCCGCCGTGACCACCCGCTTGTCGGTGATGATGTTTTTGCAGTTCTTCCTCTGGGGAGCTTGGTTCGTGACCTTGGGGGCCTGCCTGGACGCCAATGGCCTCGCCTCGATCATCGGCGCGGCGTACGGCAGCGCCCCGATCGCGGCGATCATCGCGCCGCTGTTCCTCGGTCTGGTGGCGGACCGCTTTTTCCCATCCGAGAAGGTGATGGGCGTGCTGCTGCTCATCGGCGGGGCGGCCATGCTTGCGGTGCCCGGGCTCGCGGCGAAGGGGGACGCGGAGATGGTGAAGAACCTCTTCATCCTCCACATGCTTTGCTACATGCCGACGCTGGGACTCGGAAATTCGATCGCGTTCGCCAATATCAGCGACCAGAGCAAATTTCCCGCCCTCCGCGTCTGGGGCACCATCGGCTGGATCGTCGCCGGCCTCATCACCGGCTTCATGGGATGGTCCAAGAGCCTGCACATCTTCACCCTCGCCGGCGGGACTTCCCTCCTGCTCGGCGCGTTCTCCTTCTTTCTTCCCACCACGCCGCCGCCGGCGAAAGGACAGCCGCTCAAGCTGAGCTCCATCTTCATGCTGGATGCCTTCAAGCTGCTCGCGAAGCCCGCCTTCTTCATCTTCATCCTGTGCTCCACGCTGATCTGCATCCCGCTCGCCTACTACTATAGCACGACCTCCATCTTCCTCTCCGACATGGGCTTCCGCCAGCCGGCCTCGTCGATGTCGATCGGACAGATGTCGGAAATCGTGTTCATGCTGCTGATCCCGTTCTTCTTCCGGAAGCTGGGCGTGAAGTGGATGATCCTCATCGGCATGGCCGCCTGGGTGCTGCGCTATGTGCTGTTCGCCTTTGCCGCGCCGGATCAGGTGGTGTGGATGCTGTTCCTCGCCATCGCGCTGCACGGGATTTGCTACGACTTCTTCTTCGTCACCGGCTTCATCTACGCCGACAAGGCCGCGCCGGTCACCGTGCGCAGCCAGGTGCAGTCGATGCTGGTCTTCTTCACCCAGGGCATCGGTATGTATTTCGGCTACAAGATCGCCGATGCGCGGATGAAGGTCGGCGTGGGCGGCCACGCACCGCTGGCCGAAGCGATCCAGGCCGGCTCCACCGGTGAGACTCCCAGCTTCGCGCAGCAGCTCGGACAGATGTTCTCCGTCGGGCTGCCGAAGGTGGATGCCACCCTGCTTTCCACGGCTTCCACCCAGTGGAAGGCCTTCTGGCTGCTGCCTGCGGGCATGGCCGCAGTCATCGCCGTCCTGTTCCTCGTTGCCTTCTGGGACAAGTCCGCGGATGGCGGTGACACGAAGCATTGA